One Nicotiana sylvestris chromosome 12, ASM39365v2, whole genome shotgun sequence genomic window carries:
- the LOC104214851 gene encoding glycine cleavage system H protein, mitochondrial, which translates to MALRMWASSTANALRVSTASRANLSPAYSLSRCFSTVLDGLKYASSHEWVKHEGSVATVGITDHAQDHLGEVVFVDLPETGAAVSQGSSFGAVESVKATSDINCPISGEIVEVNTKLTETPGLVNSSPYEDGWMIKVKPSNPSELESLMGSKEYTKFCEEEDSH; encoded by the exons ATGGCTTTGAGAATGTGGGCTTCTTCAACAGCCAATGCATTGAGAGTTTCCACTGCCTCAAGAGCTAATCTTTCCCCTGCTTATTCACTCTCTAGATGCTTTTCGACTG TTCTTGATGGGTTGAAGTATGCATCTTCACATGAATGGGTGAAGCATGAGGGCTCAGTGGCAACAGTTGGAATCACTGATCATGCTCAG GATCATCTTGGAGAAGTAGTGTTTGTGGATCTACCAGAAACTGGTGCTGCTGTTTCACAAGGAAGCAGTTTTGGTGCTGTTGAAAGTGTGAAAGCTACCAGTGACATTAACTGTCCAATCTCGGGCGAGATCGTTGAGGTCAACACAAAGCTCACTGAAACACCTGGTTTG GTTAACTCGAGCCCATATGAAGACGGGTGGATGATTAAGGTGAAGCCGAGCAATCCATCCGAGCTAGAATCTTTGATGGGGTCCAAAGAGTACACAAAATTCTGTGAAGAAGAGGATAGTCATTAA
- the LOC104214850 gene encoding uncharacterized protein, whose translation MGEIERDFSNKTEDKKTVEIFLKIIGPSPPCRLNVPSSIKVHELRKMIAGNRHMPIENLRLVLRGHVLHDNENGDDVAIQLNNGDSLIVAVKPKPPPKHFRDEFEDDDDDELRFQLPPSTSRWKRKLFYILRDKLKFPDMLLMVIFSITPKIWLIIMTWFILASIARRYEVAPLFLLATGFGLIFYNLGHRKQGELSAYSVFNEDFRELPGTLNADHIDRDIRAGRF comes from the exons ATGGGTGAAATTGAGCGAGATTTCAGCAACAAAACGGAGGATAAGAAGACGGTAGAAATCTTTCTGAAAATCATCGGTCCTTCTCCGCCTTGTCGCCTTAATGTCCCTTCTTCTATCAAG GTACATGAATTGAGAAAGATGATTGCTGGGAATCGACATATGCCTATTGAAAATTTAAGACTGGTATTGCGAGGACATGTATTGCATGATAATGAAAATGGAGATGATGTAGCAATCCAACTCAACAACGGAG ATTCTCTGATAGTTGCTGTCAAACCGAAGCCACCCCCTAAACATTTTCGGGATGAATTTGAGGATGACGATGATGATGAACTG AGGTTTCAGTTACCTCCATCAACTAGTAGGTGGAAGAGGAAGCTGTTTTATATACTACGTGATAAACTGAAATTTCCAG ATATGCTTTTGATGGTAATTTTCTCCATCACTCCAAAGATTTGGCTTATTATCATGACTTGGTTTATTCTGGCCTCTATTGCGCGAAGATATGAAGTTGCACCTTTATTT TTACTGGCGACTGGGTTTGGCCTCATTTTTTATAATCTTGGACACAGGAAGCAGGGAGAACTTAG TGCGTATTCTGTATTCAATGAAGATTTTCGAGAACTTCCAGGAACCCTTAATGCAGATCACATTGACAGAGATATTCGGGCAGGCCGATTTTGA